Part of the Anopheles gambiae chromosome 3, idAnoGambNW_F1_1, whole genome shotgun sequence genome is shown below.
GAAAAATAATTGAACATGGGATATTTGAAGATCCAGTACGtttcccaagcaacaaaaataagaaaataacaTCTAGTATTTTTCAGTTATGCATGTGCCAGATCAagataacaaaataaaataacagaaaTCATCTGGAAAAGTAAAAACTAATGCGTAATTTAGGTATTCTGTACACAGAAATACATTGCATCAACTACTACTTCATCGTATTTCGAATTTGGTGTAGATCTAATTGATTATTAACAATCCTCTCATTCGATCCATCACTCCTACAGGCCTCTCCCATACAGCTAATGTACAGTGAGCGGGCACGTATTCGCAAGTGTTGCCCACCGGGACGCATGATCGAACCGCGCAGCAACTTCCAGTACGAGTGCGTCCCCGGCAGCCGAGAACTCCAGATCGATACGATCGATGCCCAGTTCTACGGCAACAACGAGTGCATTGAGGTGAGCGAAATCGTACCAGAGCTGCCGGTAGTGTGGAACGATCTGTGCGAAGGTGATCCGCAGGCCCTGATGTACAGTGCCGACCAGGGCGACGAACTGTTTGTGCTGCAGAACGGATCGCTGTTGGTGCTGGAGCTGGGGTCTCTCGTTTCCGTGTTTGACAGTTACTGTGTGGAGATGACTGGTGACTCACAGCTGCTGGCAAAGGTGTGCGAACAGGCCCGGATCGATCGTATAGGGGTGATTGAGTTCTTCATGCTGTTCAGCTCGTTGCTTGCCGTGCTCGCGCTGCTCATCACCGCACTCAGCTATTCGTTTGTGCCAAAGCTGAAAGATAGCTTTGGCTATCTTATCGCGGTCCATGCCGGCACGTTCGCTATCGGGACGATCTTTTTCGGGCTTGCGCGATGTGCGGGACGCTGTATCGATCCGGCCAATGTTGGTAGGTGTTCAATGTCATTCGGGGTGCCCCACGAACAGTTTGTCGTCTTCAATGTATCGCTTTATTGTACATTTACAGAGGTCACCGAAATGTTCTCAAACGCACTACTTGGAACTTCGGTGTTTGTCTTCTTCCTGATGAACGTTTATAACACCATGTACGTGGCGTACTACATCCCGAACGGGCTCGAGTACGAGAACAAGAACAAGCGAGACATGTATGCGTTCCTAGCCGTACTGTACTGCATCACACTAGTGCCCTTGTTCCTATTTCCCAGAGGTAAGAGTGGTATTACTCAGAGAGGTTCAATTAAAAGACAGGTCTTTTAACatcattcttttttctttgcaggAGGACTCATATGCATCGTGTTTCTGTACTTTGGAGCGATTGTGCTCGCACACTTCCTCTCGTGGCACTACGCGCGACGCCTCACCTCCGGCATCTACCTGCAAATCAGTGGCCAAACGAAGATAAACCAAACGCGGCTGAACGAAATCAATGGACAGTAAGTTGATAGCGCTGCACCACATCTTACGCAAAGAAGGGTGTGTACTTCCCTTTATTGTACAGCTCCACTAAAtgtaccttctttttttgccacACCCTTCCATTTGCCCAGGAGACACCTCTGCCTGATCGAGACCGGCTTTGCTCTGTTGCTGTGGGTCATTTTGGCGGGCCTGATACTGTCGAAAAGCATGTCCGGCAATGCGCGCATCGTGGCCGTGTGCTGTATCGCGCTGCAGGGACTGTTTATCGGTGTGCTGTTTGTCGCTGGTCAGCAGCGCTGGATCATACTGCGCGAGTGCTGGAGCAACTCGGGATCGGTCGACCTGCGGGCGGTCGAGAACGGGGTCGAGATGAAAACGTTCGTCAAGCCGAAGGTGATGGTGGAGGAAAGCGAAGATGCAGCGCCCACGTAAAAGCCGGTGCACGGGCGTTCGGGTGCACTGTCCGCCAGTACCGCAAAACAAAGGCCATATACTGTATCTGTGATCCCGTTTTTGTCCCGTACCGATTACATGTATTACTGACACGGGACGGTGACACGAATCGATCGATAGATGTCGAATTCGAATATTTAGTAGTTACCAAAACGATTGGCGAAAGTGTTGGAGAGCTGTAATGCTGTgccaaaaccaaaccacccAATCACAATTGGATGGATAGTGCGAGTGTGTTTGGAAGAAAGAAGAATTAACGAGATACGAACATTAGACCGTAAGATAATAGAAGTTAATAGAAGTATGTAATAAAAGAGAGATTTACAGATGAGTTTCGTTAGAATATGATATTATTTATCTGCTTGAGTAATCATTATGATAGTTTACATACTATGATTAAATAACACCAATTAAATGTATTCATTTAGATTATATTGTGTGTATCACATTGAACAAACTATAATTATTTCAAACACCACATTTCTCAAATAAGATATAAGCGCTTTGAATCTcctattttatattttatgacGTTAAGATAGCAGAGCTCGTTTACTACCTCAGGATTGTCACCATAAACTAATATATTGAGCCTTCGGCAAGCAGGTTCTTCGTCTTCTCAATTCGTTATTCGCAAaccaattcttgctgcttcgcgttcgagtcgggtgtacgcctcacacatCTTCGCTGTCGTtttgccgatgatgtcgatgtcatacgcgaagccaagaaattggagagaccggTATAGGATCGTGCCACAGATGTCGTGGTGTAGCCCCACGCTTCGAATGACACCCTCCAGGGCGATCTTGAAGAGCAGACATTGGAGTCCTTCACCTTGCCACAGACCACTATGAGATTTGAACGATTCCGACATCAACTTCGACACTCTATCCTTGAACTGCACTCCGTTCATGGTGGCCTctaacagccggatcaacATCCCAGGAAAGTGGTGCCATTGCATGAAACACATCTTTGAAACACTCATGTAAACATGGCGTGTACCCTACCAGTAAACTTGTGGCCAgcttgagaaaccctgtaatgcacCATAGTGTATCAAATTTGGTCTTCTAAGTAATTTTGAATTGATACTGTAATTCCACCTAATCTCACAGCGTACGAGGGAAGCTAAGATAAAAATACAAGCTGTTGTGATATGCAATTTTTATCTGGTTTTCTAGACGCTGCTCGGCGATCGGCGTGTTGCCGCCTTGGTGAGGTAACGCTTTTAGGGTGATGCATATTTGCTTACTGATAAATGATACGAATGAATAAATGAGTTTCTTTTCCGTCAGCTCTAATTTTGGATCTTTATGGTGGGTAAACTGGGTAAAactataaatataaaacactTCCGTATTGATATCTTCCATTCATTCGGGTGTGCCTTATCGTTAACTCCTTTTCCTTTGATAAATTATGATTTGTTCCCGTCCGCTCAAATCACCACAAACAGCAACATCGTAAATGAGTTTAAAATACGCTTCGTGGAGACGTAGTCTAcgtaattttgaaattttacgcTAGGAATGCACATCACTACTGGTAACAGCCAGAAAACCTtgtatacagggtttctcagCTATTGTAAGATCCGTTGGAGTGATGCAATCCTtgataaagaaacaaataatgaGCTGATAAAAATACGATAACACACAATAGATCTTTTCACGAATAATTACTTGTTTTCATGTGGAGTCGTGCAAGTAGTTCTTCAAATTGTTCGACTATGGCGTACACTAAAGTCAACAAAAAGCTCTGGGTCTTAAACGCTTGATCGCATGTTAGCTTGACCTATAGAGACATTAGTAGGCAGGATGCGTTCTGCTTTATCTTCATATCAAGCGGTGATAGCTAGTGGATCGTCTACATGTAGTATCCCTACACAATTTCTACAATAAATATGGGAAGTTTGCAGTTTGGCAGAAGATCGTTCATACTGATGACATCATTGGTAAAAAAGTTGACGATGTactatattttaaattgtccCGCTATCACATGTTTCGAACGTAGCAAGGGCTATCACACTGAAGATCCAAAACAGTTCTAGTTTGGAGCCTCATTCTTTAACAATTTATTGTTCTTCTGTATTTATTAGCACTTTTATGCCAATTGCCCTATGCTTATCAGtacttaaatttaaattttgctgATTTTTCATCCATCATCGCTTGCTATATTTGCACTAAAACACGTCTGATGTTCTTCATAGAAGGGTGATATGTTTTGCGGGAAAGTCATTAAGTCCTAAATTTCTAATTCTAAAAATTGctaataattgttttattgtattaaCATCATTAACATTTTATTAGTCATTAGCATACGATGTTGGCCTAATATTGAGCCGCGCAATTTGTACAAGATTATGATCAAAGATCACAAGATCAAAAGAGTATAAGTTTGTCGAAGAGAGAAGATGATGAGACATCGCCCAGAATATAGGTATAAAAGAACAAATCGTTTGTAAAGCTATCCCGTTCAAAGATTCAACGGttcccgtagcaaaacaaacagaccACACTGCATCTCCACAAAGAGGTCACCGGGTACGACTGCACACCAATTCACCCTTCCCCGCAGCATTAGAATTTCTTCACATTAAAATTCCGAACCCTTTGTCCCCAACGTCCAGCACTTACCTTTCTCCATTCGCTCCATGCCGTCGTTCATCGTTTGAGCGTCTGCTGGCTCCCTTCGGCACGTTTTGCCGATATATTGATGTGCTCTGCCGCCGGATCCGCTCGTAATGCTGCTCATCGTCACCAACGCCCTGCTCAAACATCCCGCCATACCACGGCTAATTGCTTATCTGAGATCATGCGCGACGACgggcgtttgtgtgtgcgtgtgtgtgtgtgtacatgcaCTTGAGCAAAACCAGATCGCCGTTGACCGCATACCCTGGGCTAGAAATAAAATCCGCACACGGTCACAATTAGCTTGCAAACGGTGAGGAGCGCAGACGGACGCGCGTCGACATACGAAACTGCCGAATTGGAATTTGGCCCCGCACCATTgccacacaacacaacgcCAACTTCCGGGGCAacaagtgagagagagagagggaaagaagaTAGTTGCAGCTACTCTAGTGTGCTTATAGTTCCTTTTTCCGGCTGTGGGTTCCATCGCAGAACGTCCGCCAAGTGTCCGTTATCTATCGAACAGGTATAGGAGACGGTTGCTGATAACGCCAATCGTTCCGTGAGTAGTGGTGACGGTGCCGAACGAAGTGGTCCGTTTTGGGGAACGACCGCCGTTTTCGTTGCATTCCGAGGCTATCCGAGTGGCTGTTGTAgttgtagtagcagcagcagcagcagcagcgcggcaCAAACCCGCGAGGTTCCCGATCAGTTCGCACGTGACGGTGATCGGTTTTGGACGGGCGCACGCGGGCCCTCACACATTGTGTTCGGgtgctctctctccctctcttttgcTGACTTGAGATAAGGAGACCTCGCGAGGGTGTGCTAATTCTGTGACGGGTGGGACAGGGACCGTGATTCAGACATTCCGGTCAACCCCGGATTTCGGCGGAATTGCCCATTTACGTGCAAAACTTTGCACCCAGTTATGACGGTGCGGTGCCAAATTTCATAACTTGTGTGACCGCTCCCTATCATTACCCCGAAAGGCTGTGGTGAGTGGATCCCGCGCTACAGGTGTGTGAAAGCCCTTATCAGCCGTGCTTGGCTGATAGCAACTTCCAGGGAGGGCCGACCGTGGCGTATGTTTATCCAGCACCGTTTTCCGAAGCTTCGGCAGTGATAGGGTGAGTGCAGCACTAGCTCGGGCGCGGTATTGCCATTCACCGGACGGCTGCGGCATCGGCGTGTAGTGCGTGTGACCACGAGCGAGTTCGAATTCCAGCCGGGCGCAATATGGGACGCATTGGAGGGGTGATAGTGCGGTGCTGGTTGGTGGTGATCGTGTGCAGTGCCAACAGTGTCCCATTGGCCAGTGCGCTTGAGGCCAGTGGACAAGGTGAGTCCACGTACGAGGAGTACGACGATGAGAGCCCGTACCTGGGCGGGTACGAGCTGCTGGACGATCTGGATAGTAGCGTGGAGGAGCTGGCGACCGTCTACGACGAGGATGTGCTCGATCCGATCACTGACGATGACATTTCTTACTCAGGCTACGAATATGAAGATCCGCTGGACGATGACATCGGCGTCGGTGGTAGTGATGGGGTTGTTGATAGTGTAGTACCATCATCTATTAGCTCCAGCACGGTGGTCACACCCTCGATGACCACCCTCGAAGATGCCGTACAGCGGCACACGGTGGCTATTGAGAACGGTACGATTAGTGCGGTGGAAGCTGGAACGACTTCCACCTTGGCGATGCCGGAAAAGGAGGACGATGGGCTAGGTACACCACTCCTCGATGGGCTGGGTGCTAGTGGCAGTACCGCACCGCCACCGACGACCGTAGAGGACGATAGCTGCCGAGGTCATGAGGTAAGTGCCAAATATACGCGCACGCGTAAATTACGTCATTCGCGCGATCGTAATCGCTAGGGACTCATTATTCATGTATGGAAATTCAACCAATAAGACAAGACAAGCGACCAAAGATAAACAGTGCGAGAAAGAGACGATGTAGAGTAAGCGAGTGAAGCTCTTCAaagtggggttttttttcgggcaTACAGTGAGGCCAAAAAATATTCGTCTAGCTCGTCTAGCGAgtattttacagaaaaaagAGCATTATGTATTATGACCGCAATAACCATGGAAAAATAAAGTATCGATCGAGATTGATTAGAGAGATCCCTTGTTTGCTAAAACTTGAGCATGGAAACAGCTAACTAACAGCAGGTCAGCATTTAGTATACTGAAGAAAATCAGTTGATTGGCGCTAAAACTATTGACTCATTTACTAGGGCCAAACACAGCATGACACAGATTGTAATGATAAATTTACTAGTAAATCGATCCAAAAGGAATAAAGCATGATATCAGAAATCTTATCTTAATCCGGCAAAGCTATGCCGCTATAAACATCATAGAAGTTTCCCAGGTAACTCAACTTTGACACTGAGAAGTGACTCGGAAAACCCGGCAAGTGTGAGTCGTGGAAATTTGACCACGCTCCTCGCGGTTCTGGTTGATACCGGCGAATGTACCATTAGATTACCGGACCCCTCCAATCAAGGTTGTTTGGAAACCCAAAAATAAGTACAGTTTAGAGATATGATAACGAAGGCGCTTTCTACAGAATCACACGTGCCCGATGGTTTCCAGATTAGTGGCCATGTGTTTGGCACCCCAGGCCGAATGGCAACCAAATAAGTACGAAAGAGATAATAAATTTACagagaaacagatacagtccGGAGTTGAGGACTCTATGTCGGTAGCATTTTTATTGCAGATTGAATCGTTAGCTTCCGATATCTAAATTCCACAGAACTAGAATTATCATTTAAAACCCAAAAAGCCTAATGTCAATTACAAAgcctcaaaaaaaaatacgatagCGTTACCAGACACAGGTTCACTGGTTTGGTCTGGTTTACTGCTGGCAAAACTGTCCAAATGCGTGATTGAGGTGTGCAATCAGACAACAGGTTATCGTTTTAAGACCTTTGCCAACTCTGCATTTCAAGATTTTAAAAACCCTTTCACCCTAACATCTTTGTATTGTCATGTCATGCCACGGTGTGTAGTTTTACATAATATACTTTGAGAATGTATTGACTTCCCCTCCATTCTTGAGCATGTAAACTCGTTGGAGCACCAAGTAGAATCCTTAGGCCAAgaccattattttgttttttagatTGACAGAGTTAGGCTTCAACGAACCACTGTCGATTTTAGTGTTAGTGTGAACTAAGTTAAATCCCTCTTACAAAGCGAATTTAGACgagagtttttgtttgtgtttcgtcTTTTGTTacatgttttttcttttatattttaaaatacacaatattttttgtttattaataaATTTCTGGATGGTGCCATCAGTCGAAAGTGCTCGCGCTCATTTTGCATCTAAACGATCTACATTAACAAACCTCACATAGTTCATTAACTTCTGCAAACGGGACCTGGATTTTGGTGGTCAACTCGATTCCATTGCCACAAATCTCAAAGATGCGATTCGACCTGATCGCACATTTGGGGGTTTTGCAAACAAGGTTGAAGCAGTTCGGTGCCACCACCGATACTAATGACTGTGTCTATCTTCAACCCACTCTCAGGCTTGTTTAGTACATGGTGCCGTCGGTCGTGGATACGATTAAACTACCATAATAAAGTATCAAGAGGGAATCAGCGCTTGAGATGGATGTTTTGGTTAGTCTGAGCTGCTTACGTCTGAAAGAAAAGAGACTAGATGCGCTGTGAAACTCCTTCCAGAGCGATAGCGGATGCGATGATCATTCCCAGTACATGCTTTCAGGAATTCAGCCGCTAAGTATGCGCCGTGTAATAGCGAAATGCCTTCTATGATTATTCATAACCTTATTGACTACTTAACAACCATTTTGACACTCTCGCACTACTAACTAGTGTAGATTTCAACGCCCCATTTAGGCATCTATATGACTCAGGATGTAACTTATGTAAATTTCCACTATCAAAGTCTGAAAGACTTTCATCTATGGCAGTTTTTTAGTACATTCATCTAGGATCTCCAAGATCCCGATAACTCGATCAAAGAGCTATAATCTAAACATCACATATTGATATACATTTTGTCGGCCGTTTTCCATTTCTTGTTCTCCCTCACCACCAGAAACTACCGACCCAGCCAGAGTACGTGAGCCGCGACGCGAGCATCATGCGCAAGTGTTGTCCGCCGGGCGAAAGTTTAGTGAGCGAGCACTCCAAGCACGTGTCCTGCCAGAAAGATGCGCCGAGCTCGTACCTGCCGCAACCGATCGTCGCCCAGTTCTACCGGGACTGCATCGAAGATCTGGAGGAAGAGCTGCGGCTGGACGTGCGGTACGGCAATCCCTGCCCGAGCGAAGGTGGCATGGTGAGCTTCGGGGCGCACACGAACGACACACTGTACGTGATCCAGAACGGTTCGCTGCTGGTCATTTACGGTGGCAAGGATTACGACGTGTACGATACGTACTGTCTCGATTACGACCGCACCGACGGCGCGCTGCTCGCGTACGTCTGCCCGTCCGAGGTGCGCGTGATGGTCGATGTGGTCAAGGGCCAGCTGTTTCTGCTCACGATCTGCCTGATCGTGGCCATCCCGGCACTGCTCGTTACCGCGCTGCTCTACATCATCGTACCGAAGCTGCACGATCTGCACGGCCGGGCGCTGGCGATGAACTGCGTCAACTTTGCGATCGCCCTGCTGCTGGAGTGCTTCTTCCAGTACCGGAACCGTGGCAAGCGCATGCTGATGGACGATATGGTGCTGGAGAACTACGCCGAATACTTCATACTGGCCACGTTCTTCTGGCTGCTGGTGAACTGTGGCAACAACTGCTTTCATGCGTGGTAAGCGACGCCCGGCTAACCATCTCTCTCGGAAGGCGGAGGCTAATTGCATCTTGAACTGCTTGCAGGTATTACGTCCCGCGAGGCAAGAAGGCCAACACGCTCGAGGACAACCAACGGTTTGCGCTGTACGCCGCGTTCGCGCAGCTCATCCCGCTGTGGATCATACTGTCCTACTCGATGACGCCGGCCGGCACGCCCGCCATCAAGCACTATCTGTTCATCCCGATCGGTGTGACGCTCGGGCTCGGAAGCCTCTGCCTGCTGGTAACGCTTTTGGGACTGACGCGGCTGAAAAATTGCTACTACACCTGCCACCAAATCCGACAGCGCTTGGTGCAGAGCGGCCAGTATGAGGAGCTGTGCAAGTACGTGCCCGTATGTGGCCGTAAAGTGAACAAGGTGATATACATGTAAGTATTTACCTGCTCATCCAGCCAATCCATGCTTTCGATACTAATTTTTGATGGGTTCGGGGGGGCGTTGTTGTAGGAACAAATACACGGTCCCACTGTTCGTCGTGATGGGCACCATCTGGACGGTGATGGCGGTGACGTACTACGCGACGTACGATCTGCCAATCTTCTACGACATACTGTTCGGCTTTCAGGGCATCCTGATGTTCGTCATCTTCGTCTGCATGCCGCGCCCGTACGAAACGATCCGCCAGTGGCTCAACGAGCGGCGGTACTGCGCCTGGATGTGTCGGGTCGATCAGGTCGACGACGGTGAGGAGGCACCGATGAAGCGCCAGATGATCGCACCGATGATGGCGCGGGCGGCACCACGGGTGGCTTGCGTCCCGGACGCCGCCCAGTACAACGCCTACATGGGCGGACCGGAGCGCTTGAAGCTCAACAAAAATCCGTTTAAATATCTAGAGGAATTTTAGGAACTGTTTCGGGCGATTGGGGCATTTACGGCGGGGTTTGTAAATATTAGACGCAGTATTAGATAGGCGGTAGTTACTTATTCGGATACTGGACATTCAACGTTGTCtacgttgtgtgtgttttttcaaaTGTCGAATAACATGACCAATAGGTGTAAAATTCCTAAACTAGTTTAAATAATCGAATGGTGTAAGACAACGTAGTGACGTCAGTGAGGCGTAATAAGATAGCATAAGGGAGTCATTCTTAGAAGTAGGGTCTATTAAGGGAAAATCATGCTATAAAGTAATTCAGCAGTGAAGTAATTCTCGGTTTACTTTTATTTGTAATTAAGACGAAGAATAACGGGTCTGGGGGATGTCAAGTTCCGGTGATTCAAATCGtcttcaacaacaaaactacCAACGGGTATAGGGAGTTGAGGgatcgttgctgctgccggtgctaCTACGTCCAGTATAGACCGCACCAATTGGCGGCATTCGATGGCTCTAATTGCTCGTGCTGATGCTAAATATTGCCCAAATCGTCGTCCTCCCGAAAAACGAAAGGAACCGGGAGACGACTACTGTTTTGTTCGCTAAGTATTTATAACTATTTTCTGAAAGCAACGCGGCACTAGCTCTAGTCCATGattggcttttgttttgaatatgtGTActaatgtttgtgtgtttctctatctctctctctatctctttatCTCCGTGTCGTCTGTTTTGTGTCTCCAATGGTGCACAACAGGGAGTGGTGTTTGGAGGTTTTAAAACGAGCttaaaattacaataaaacaatccaaaaataaaataaaaaaagtaaaacacatacaaacataaCAATCTCCATCTGAGACGGTGGCTGTAACTGATAGGTAAGAACTGTCCAGGGATTTCCCCCACTAGACCACTAAAAACACTTGACCGCGCAAGCGAAACGGATGGACCACGCGAGGCGGGTGTGAACCGGGGTTTTAGTTGCTGACCGGAATAGCGGATGGTGGTCGTTACGAGTAAAGTACTGACCGATATCTTAACTCACCGGCACCGGGGTTTGCTTTATAGATTTGGAACGTTATCTCAAAGCCCTTCGGTATGGTACGTATCCGTTCGGgacaaaagggaagaaaaactaaacaaGATTGCAGGGTGAAGTGTAGTAACCTGTGCTCTGCTTGCGTTTTCGTATcgatagattttgttttttttttgttactctcTAGCTAAGCTAATGCAATAAGGCCTCACCTCAATATGCAGTGTTTGCGCCCGTTATCTTCTACGCTTCTCGACCCTCCAA
Proteins encoded:
- the LOC1280992 gene encoding probable G-protein coupled receptor Mth-like 14 isoform X2, whose product is MGRIGGVIVRCWLVVIVCSANSVPLASALEASGQGYEYEDPLDDDIGVGGSDGVVDSVVPSSISSSTVVTPSMTTLEDAVQRHTVAIENGTISAVEAGTTSTLAMPEKEDDGLGTPLLDGLGASGSTAPPPTTVEDDSCRGHEKLPTQPEYVSRDASIMRKCCPPGESLVSEHSKHVSCQKDAPSSYLPQPIVAQFYRDCIEDLEEELRLDVRYGNPCPSEGGMVSFGAHTNDTLYVIQNGSLLVIYGGKDYDVYDTYCLDYDRTDGALLAYVCPSEVRVMVDVVKGQLFLLTICLIVAIPALLVTALLYIIVPKLHDLHGRALAMNCVNFAIALLLECFFQYRNRGKRMLMDDMVLENYAEYFILATFFWLLVNCGNNCFHAWYYVPRGKKANTLEDNQRFALYAAFAQLIPLWIILSYSMTPAGTPAIKHYLFIPIGVTLGLGSLCLLVTLLGLTRLKNCYYTCHQIRQRLVQSGQYEELCKYVPVCGRKVNKVIYMNKYTVPLFVVMGTIWTVMAVTYYATYDLPIFYDILFGFQGILMFVIFVCMPRPYETIRQWLNERRYCAWMCRVDQVDDGEEAPMKRQMIAPMMARAAPRVACVPDAAQYNAYMGGPERLKLNKNPFKYLEEF
- the LOC3291390 gene encoding uncharacterized protein LOC3291390 produces the protein MMVRCAMRTFVRLCCFVLLWLVVLLDGSVATIDNATGAVRDNSLPSEVPAVVFDQSSVTVPAATELSTATIATETSPATTAATSSSSSVATGNEATQSVTTTTATVPVSTVPSTQIEPIHQLQAATSSAGDGELPANCSEFSASPIQLMYSERARIRKCCPPGRMIEPRSNFQYECVPGSRELQIDTIDAQFYGNNECIEVSEIVPELPVVWNDLCEGDPQALMYSADQGDELFVLQNGSLLVLELGSLVSVFDSYCVEMTGDSQLLAKVCEQARIDRIGVIEFFMLFSSLLAVLALLITALSYSFVPKLKDSFGYLIAVHAGTFAIGTIFFGLARCAGRCIDPANVEVTEMFSNALLGTSVFVFFLMNVYNTMYVAYYIPNGLEYENKNKRDMYAFLAVLYCITLVPLFLFPRGGLICIVFLYFGAIVLAHFLSWHYARRLTSGIYLQISGQTKINQTRLNEINGQRHLCLIETGFALLLWVILAGLILSKSMSGNARIVAVCCIALQGLFIGVLFVAGQQRWIILRECWSNSGSVDLRAVENGVEMKTFVKPKVMVEESEDAAPT
- the LOC1280992 gene encoding probable G-protein coupled receptor Mth-like 14 isoform X1 — translated: MGRIGGVIVRCWLVVIVCSANSVPLASALEASGQGESTYEEYDDESPYLGGYELLDDLDSSVEELATVYDEDVLDPITDDDISYSGYEYEDPLDDDIGVGGSDGVVDSVVPSSISSSTVVTPSMTTLEDAVQRHTVAIENGTISAVEAGTTSTLAMPEKEDDGLGTPLLDGLGASGSTAPPPTTVEDDSCRGHEKLPTQPEYVSRDASIMRKCCPPGESLVSEHSKHVSCQKDAPSSYLPQPIVAQFYRDCIEDLEEELRLDVRYGNPCPSEGGMVSFGAHTNDTLYVIQNGSLLVIYGGKDYDVYDTYCLDYDRTDGALLAYVCPSEVRVMVDVVKGQLFLLTICLIVAIPALLVTALLYIIVPKLHDLHGRALAMNCVNFAIALLLECFFQYRNRGKRMLMDDMVLENYAEYFILATFFWLLVNCGNNCFHAWYYVPRGKKANTLEDNQRFALYAAFAQLIPLWIILSYSMTPAGTPAIKHYLFIPIGVTLGLGSLCLLVTLLGLTRLKNCYYTCHQIRQRLVQSGQYEELCKYVPVCGRKVNKVIYMNKYTVPLFVVMGTIWTVMAVTYYATYDLPIFYDILFGFQGILMFVIFVCMPRPYETIRQWLNERRYCAWMCRVDQVDDGEEAPMKRQMIAPMMARAAPRVACVPDAAQYNAYMGGPERLKLNKNPFKYLEEF